Genomic DNA from bacterium:
CCTATCATTATGTCGTTTGTTCCGTCTGTCATCTTGACTTCGATAAGTCTGTCATTCTTCTTTAAGTTGATTGCGTTGATTCCGCCTTTGCGAACATTTCCGTATGCGGAGAGCACTGTTTTCTTTACTGTTCCTTGCTCCGTTGCCATTATTAAAAACTTATCATCGTTGAATTCTTTAACAGCAACAAATGCTGTTATCATTTCTTCTTTTTCTTTTTGAAGAATATTCAGAATAGATCTGCCTCGAGCAGCCCTGCCGCCTTCGGGAATTTCATGAACCTTGAGCCAGTAAACACGCCCTTGGTCAGTAAAGAAAAGAATATATTGATGTGTTGACGCAATGAACATGTGTTCAATGAAGTCATCTTCTTTTGTGCCTGCGCCTGTAACACCCTTTCCACCACGTCCTTGTTTTCTGTATCCGCTGACAGGGAATCGCTTGATGAATCCGCTGTGAGAAATTGTAACAACTACGTCTTCCTCTGCAATTATATCTTCAAGCGAAAAGTCTTCGTAGTCATATACTATTTCTGTTCTTCTTGCGTCTGCATATTTTTTCTTCAACTCGAGAAGTTCTTCGGTAATAATAATATTTCTACGTTCTTCGCTCTTTAGAATTCCTTTTAGTTTTTCAATCAGCTTTATTGTCTCTTTGTATTCGTCTTCTATCTTTTGTCTTTCAAGACCCGTTAAACGTTGTAACCGCATGTCAAGAATAGCTTTTGCCTGAATCTCGCTAAGCTTGAACTTCTTCATCAGGTTTTGTTTTGCGGTCTCAACATCTTTTGATTTTTTAATCGTTTGAATAACCGCATCTATGTTATCGAGAGCAATTATATATCCTTCTAGTATGTGTGCTCTTTTTTCTGCGGCATCAAGTTCAAACTTTGTTCTGCGGATCAGCACATCCATTCTGTGTTCGAGAAAATGCTGAAGCATCTCTTTAAGATTAAGAACTTTCGGAACGCCTTTAACAAGCGCCAGCATTATTACACCAAATGTTGTCTGCATTTGCGTGTGAACAAAAAGCTGGTTAAGAACTATCGGCGGCTGAGCATCCTTCTTTAATTCGATTACAACACGCAGTCCATCTCTGTCTGATTCATCACGGATATTACTTATGTCATCAAGTTTTCCGGCACGAACGAGCTCGGCCATCTTCTCAATCAGATTTGCTTTGTTGACCTGATAAGGAAGCTCTGTAATTATAATATGTTCACGACCGTTCTTTTGAGTTTCAATGTTTGCTTTTGCGCGAACAATCAGTCGTCCTCTTCCGGTCATGAAAGCTTCTTTAACTCCAGCATAACCGTATATAATCCCGCCCGTTGGAAAATCGGGAGCGATGATGTTCTTCATCAGCTTTTCTATGGTTATGTTTGGGTTCTTTATTAGATTTATCAGGCCCTCAACAACTTCACCAAGATTGTGAGGTGGAATGTTTGTGGCCATTCCAACAGCTATTCCGCTTGATCCGTTTATTAATAAGTTTGGTAGATATGACGGCAGCACTGTTGGTTCTTGCAGAGAATCATCAAAGTTCGGTACGAAATCGACAGTGTTTTTGTCAAGATCCCGATACATTTCTTCAGAAATTCTCGCAAGCCGAGCTTCGGTGTATCTCATTGCTGCGGGTGAGTCGCCATCGACAGAGCCAAAATTTCCTTGTCCATCTACAAGAGGATAACGCAAAGAAAAATCCTGAACCATTCTCACCATCGTATCATAAACCGCCGTATCACCATGAGGATGATATTTACCAAGAACTTCTCCGACGATCCTTGCGGATTTTTTATATGGTTTGTTATGGAACATTCCGAGCTCATGCATTCCATAAAGAACTCTTCTGTGAACAGGTTTCAACCCATCTCTCACGTCCGGCAATGCTCGTGCGACAATTACGGACATTGCATAATCTATATAAGAGGATTTCATCTCCTCTTCTAGGGTTCTTGGTACTATCTTTTCAAAAATTGTTGCCATAAAATTTTATTTCTTCTTTTTTATTTGCTTTCTGATTTCTTTCAGGAATTCTAGATCCGCCAAGTCTTTTTTTCGTCCGGCAGCCTTTTTCATTTTTATTAAATGTTCAAGTGAAGGAACATAAACCTTTATTTTTTCTATCTCGACCCTTTTTTTTGATTTCCATAGTTCTTCAAATGAAACCCCCTTAACGAACGGGTGAATATCAGTATCCATAATATATTGTCTGAAGAGTGTTTTTTTATTTAAAAGCTCTACCTTCGATAGCTCCTCAATGCCATCATATCCAAATTCAGCAAGTGCCTTAACTATGCGGCTTACATTTGCTCTAGTAGGTTCAAAGAAAATATCGATGTCAATGGTGTTTCTTGTATATCCATATGCTGGGAATGCCCAAGCTCCAATTACAATGAATTTTACTTTATGTTCTGCTAATAATTGAAGGAGCTTTTTTACGTTCATTTGAATTTAAGAGATTTTGATTTTGCTTGATCAGTTCCATTAATCTTTTGTACCGCTGCGAAACCGTTAGACTTAGCTGAAAAGCGATTTCAAACTCAAGTTCTTTCTCTGGATCATCATCTTCAACAATCAGAATATGTGTTTTCTTCTTCTTTGTCTGTTTCATTTTTAAATATCAAGATTTGCATACTTCGCGTGCTTTTCAATGAACTCTTTTCTTGGTTCTACCTCGTCGCCCATAAGGGTTTCAAAAATTTTATCTGCATTTGCGGCGCTTTCAAGTGTAACCTGGAGAATTGTTCTTGTTTCCGGATTCATTGTTGTTTCCCATAGCTGTTCCGGATTCATTTCTCCGAGACCTTTATAACGTGAAATCACAACGCCTTTTATTTCTTTTTCCTCTGTCGTTTCTTCTGATTCCGCTTCTTTCTCCTCGACTTCCTTTTTTTCTTTACCGTTTATTTTTAGTCTTTTTAGAATTTGGTCTCTTTCTTTCTCGTCGTAAGCATAAAATTCTTCTTTTCCTTTTTTAATTTTATAAAGCGGAGGTTGAGCAATATATACCTTTCCGGACGTTATAAGCTCTTTCATGTGTCTGTAAAGGAAAGTTAGAAGAAGCGTTCTGATATGACTTCCATCAACGTCGGCATCGGTCATTAAAATTATTTTTCCATATCTTGATTGCGAATGATCGAACTCTGCACCAAGTCCAGCACCTACCGCAGAGATGATCGCTCTAATTTCATTATTCTCGAGAATCTTGTTCAGCTTTGCTTTTTCAACATTCAGTATTTTTCCTCTCAAAGGAAGAATTGCCTGAAACTTCCTGTCTCTTCCTTGTTTTGCGGAGCCACCGGCGGAATCACCTTCTACGATATAAATTTCACAATGCTCTGGATCAGTTATGCTGCAATCGGCAAGCTTTCCGGGTAGATTCATATTGTCGAGTGCATTTTTTCTTCTGGCAAGGTCGCGTGCTTTTCTTGCTGCTTCACGAGCTTCTGCGGCACGCATACACTTTTCAATAATTTTTCTTCCGACGGGAGGATTTTCTTCTAAAAACTCGGCGAGTTTTTCCCCGACCAGTGTTTCGACTGCAGATTTTGTTTCGCTGTTTCCTAGTTTTGTTTTTGTTTGCCCCTCAAACTGCGGCTCAGCAACTTTAACTGAAATGACCCCTGTTAATCCTTCTCTGAAATCATCGCCTGTTAAAGAAATCTTCCCTTCTTTTATTAGTCCGTTTTTATAAGCATAATTATTGAGTGTTCTTGTAAGTGCGGTTTTAAAACCAACCAGGTGCGTTCCGCCTTCGTGGGTGTTGATATTGTTGACATAAGAGAAAATGTTTTCCGAGTATCCGTCGGTATATTGAAAAGCTATTTCGACCGGTGTGTTGTCCTTTTCTCCCTCGATATACACTGTTTTATGAAGCGCCTGTCTTGATGAGTCAAGATACTTAACGAATTCTATCAGCCCGCCTTTAAAGTGAAACGTTTCTTCTTCGCCCCCGTTTCTCTCATCTTTAATTTTTATACTGATGTTCTTGTTCAGATACGCAAGCTCTCGCATTCTTTCTGCAAGAATATCAAAACGAAACTCTGTTACCTTAAATATTTCGGGATCCGGGAAGAAAGTTGTTTTTGTTCCTCGTTCCCCGCGTTTAGTTTTTCCAATTTCCTTTACGGGTTTAACCGGAATTCCTCTTTTGTATTCCTGAAAATATGTTTTGCCATCTCTCATAACTTCAACTTTCAGCCATTCTGATAAAGCGTTAACAACCGAAACGCCAACGCCGTGTAACCCTCCCGATACTTTGTATGAGCTTTTATCAAATTTGCCGCCGGCATGAAGAACCGTCATTACAACTTCCAGTGCTGACCGTTTTTCAACCGGGTGCATATCAACAGGAATTCCTCTTCCGTTATCGGTAACAGACGCTGATCCGTCTTTATTTATTGTAACTTCGATCATATCACAGTATCCTGCCAATGCTTCATCAATACTATTATCAACAACTTCGTTCACGAGATGATGAAGTCCGCGGCTGCTGACATCACCGATATACATTGCGGGTCTTTTTCGAACGGCTTCGAGACCCTTGAGAACATTTATGTTTTTAGCGCTGTATTCAACTTGCTTGCTTGCTTTGGTCATATATTATCCGATAAATCTTATTTGAATTACTCTTTGTTCTTTAAAATGTTTATTAATGCTTTCTACTATTTCGCTTTCCTTGAACTTTAGCTCGTTTCTCCATGCTGGATTTTCTATTTTTAATTTCAGGATTTTTTTTTCGCAAGATAATGGAACGGCAATCTTTTCCAAATTTGGAAAAATTTCAAAGAAATGTACAATCACATCTGAAGAATGAACTATCTCCCGAACATTTGCGAGTGATCTTTCCTTCATAAAAACATCTTTTAAACTTCTGAATCCACTACGCATAAGAAACGCTTCCAGTTTCAGACAGTTTAATAATTTTGCTGCCCGTTCCCATTTTCAAAAAAGAAAAATTTCCGAAGTCTGTTAAGGTTATAAACGCCTGCCCGACATCTTCCAGATATCTACTTATTTTTGCAGCCCGTTCCGCATCTAACTCTCCGAAAACATCATCGAGGAGAAACAGGGGGGATTTTCCTGTTTTCTTTTTTAAGTAAAAATATTCGGCAAATCTTAATATCGTTTGAAATGTTTTATGCTGGCCTTGTGATCCATAGCTTCTGAGACTGATTCCATTAATGGTAAAAATGAAATCGTCTTTGTGCGGACCAACAAGGTTCATGCCCCTGCGTAATTCTTCATCTCTTCTTTGTGCCAGCAAATCTGAAAAATATCTTTGTTCTATCTCGGTATATTTTCCATCAAGATAAAAATATTGAATTTCCGGTTCTTCTTTTCCGGGAAGAATTTTCTTATATGATGATTTCACGTACGATTCAAAATCTTTAACAAACTCTGCCCTGTGCTTAATAATTTCAATACCGGTTGATATGAGGTTTTCGTTCCAGGCGTTAAGTTCCTCAAAATCATTCTTGCTTCCTTCTCTAATTCTATTTAAAAGAAAAGCGCGTTGTTTAAGTGTTCTATTATACTCAATCAGCAGGTTTAGATACGTTCGACTTGATTGCGAAATAACAGAGTCAACAAACTTTCTTCTATCGGCAGAATATCCTTGTGTTATAAAATGATCTACAGGAGAGAGCAAAACCACGGGAAATTTTCCAATGACATCTGAAAATTTATTAATTTGCTTTTCGTTCAACATATAATTTTTTTTGTTCTCGCCTATAGAAAAAGATACTCTGGTCTTATCTTCTGTAATACCGGTAAAGTGGCCCTCTATTAAAAATCCGGGCTCTCCTAATCTTACGGATTCTGAGTCAGATGATGTAACACAGCTTTTCGTCGTACACAAATAATGAATTGCTTCCAGAATTGTTGTTTTACCAACACCGTTTCCACCAACTATGTAGTTAAGTTTATCAGAAAATTCAATTTTGGTTTCGGTGTGCTTTCTAATATTTCTCAGGCTAATAGAGGATAAAGGCATTTTAAGTATTTAATCGAACCGGCATCAAAAGCAACATTAGATCTTCATTTTCCTGTTTTTTCCCTGGTTCAATAATACATGCTTTAGTTGGTGAATGCAGTTTAAAAATCACCTCATCGTCATCAACATGAGATAAAATATCGTTTACATACTGTGTGTTGAAGCCTATGTCCATTTGTTCACCACTGTATTCACAAGGAATTTTCTCAACCGCATTGGAGCCTAAATCTATATCTTCGGCAGACACAACAATATTGTTCTTGCCGATAGAAAACTTCACCTGCTTGGAATTTGAAGATGAAAAGAGCATCATTCTTTTTATAGTAGATTGTAACTCATGTCTTTTAATTTTTAGAGTGTTTTCGTTTTCAAGCGGAATAACACTGCTATATGCCGGATATTTTTCAGCAATAAGTCTTGAGCTGAATTCAACATCCCCAATAATAAATGAGATGTGTGATTTACCAGGATATATTTTAACATCTGATTCGCCTAAAAGTTTTGACAGAACGGATATTGCTCTTTCGGGAACGATATACTGTTCTTCAGATCCTGATTTAATATTTTTGTAGATTAATCTTACCAGACGATGCCCGTCTGTCGTAACAAACTTGAGCCCCTCTGAAGTAAACTCGAAAAGTGTTCCTGTCATCGCGGGCCGCATATCTTCCTTACTCATAGCAAATGATGTTTGATCTATTGCCTTCTTTAAATCTTTTCCGTTTAAAATTAACTCTTTGCTTTTTGATATTGCCGGAGTTTCCGGAAAATCTTCTGACGGTGAATAACCAATATTGTATACTCCATTATCGGTAGTCAGTTTAAGCTTGCTGTTACCATCAGTACTAAAATTTATTTGAACATCATCCATTGATCTTACAACATCATACATAAGCCTGGCAGGAATGACAATACTTATGTTCTCTGAAGCGGCTACATTTATTGATGATTTGAGCG
This window encodes:
- the gyrA gene encoding DNA gyrase subunit A — translated: MATIFEKIVPRTLEEEMKSSYIDYAMSVIVARALPDVRDGLKPVHRRVLYGMHELGMFHNKPYKKSARIVGEVLGKYHPHGDTAVYDTMVRMVQDFSLRYPLVDGQGNFGSVDGDSPAAMRYTEARLARISEEMYRDLDKNTVDFVPNFDDSLQEPTVLPSYLPNLLINGSSGIAVGMATNIPPHNLGEVVEGLINLIKNPNITIEKLMKNIIAPDFPTGGIIYGYAGVKEAFMTGRGRLIVRAKANIETQKNGREHIIITELPYQVNKANLIEKMAELVRAGKLDDISNIRDESDRDGLRVVIELKKDAQPPIVLNQLFVHTQMQTTFGVIMLALVKGVPKVLNLKEMLQHFLEHRMDVLIRRTKFELDAAEKRAHILEGYIIALDNIDAVIQTIKKSKDVETAKQNLMKKFKLSEIQAKAILDMRLQRLTGLERQKIEDEYKETIKLIEKLKGILKSEERRNIIITEELLELKKKYADARRTEIVYDYEDFSLEDIIAEEDVVVTISHSGFIKRFPVSGYRKQGRGGKGVTGAGTKEDDFIEHMFIASTHQYILFFTDQGRVYWLKVHEIPEGGRAARGRSILNILQKEKEEMITAFVAVKEFNDDKFLIMATEQGTVKKTVLSAYGNVRKGGINAINLKKNDRLIEVKMTDGTNDIMIGTRNGFAVRFHEKDARDMGRTATGVRGVRLGKGDKAVGLLVIKRQGMSVLVVTEKGFGKRSDVNDYRLTHRGGKGVITVKTSDKIGKMIAMMEANDNDELVIISTKGMVIRQSMKDIRIMGRATQGVRVIRLKDGDSIADIAKVVPEENGEEEE
- a CDS encoding nucleotidyltransferase yields the protein MNVKKLLQLLAEHKVKFIVIGAWAFPAYGYTRNTIDIDIFFEPTRANVSRIVKALAEFGYDGIEELSKVELLNKKTLFRQYIMDTDIHPFVKGVSFEELWKSKKRVEIEKIKVYVPSLEHLIKMKKAAGRKKDLADLEFLKEIRKQIKKKK
- the gyrB gene encoding DNA topoisomerase (ATP-hydrolyzing) subunit B, with the translated sequence MTKASKQVEYSAKNINVLKGLEAVRKRPAMYIGDVSSRGLHHLVNEVVDNSIDEALAGYCDMIEVTINKDGSASVTDNGRGIPVDMHPVEKRSALEVVMTVLHAGGKFDKSSYKVSGGLHGVGVSVVNALSEWLKVEVMRDGKTYFQEYKRGIPVKPVKEIGKTKRGERGTKTTFFPDPEIFKVTEFRFDILAERMRELAYLNKNISIKIKDERNGGEEETFHFKGGLIEFVKYLDSSRQALHKTVYIEGEKDNTPVEIAFQYTDGYSENIFSYVNNINTHEGGTHLVGFKTALTRTLNNYAYKNGLIKEGKISLTGDDFREGLTGVISVKVAEPQFEGQTKTKLGNSETKSAVETLVGEKLAEFLEENPPVGRKIIEKCMRAAEAREAARKARDLARRKNALDNMNLPGKLADCSITDPEHCEIYIVEGDSAGGSAKQGRDRKFQAILPLRGKILNVEKAKLNKILENNEIRAIISAVGAGLGAEFDHSQSRYGKIILMTDADVDGSHIRTLLLTFLYRHMKELITSGKVYIAQPPLYKIKKGKEEFYAYDEKERDQILKRLKINGKEKKEVEEKEAESEETTEEKEIKGVVISRYKGLGEMNPEQLWETTMNPETRTILQVTLESAANADKIFETLMGDEVEPRKEFIEKHAKYANLDI
- a CDS encoding DUF721 domain-containing protein — its product is MRSGFRSLKDVFMKERSLANVREIVHSSDVIVHFFEIFPNLEKIAVPLSCEKKILKLKIENPAWRNELKFKESEIVESINKHFKEQRVIQIRFIG
- a CDS encoding DNA replication/repair protein RecF, which produces MPLSSISLRNIRKHTETKIEFSDKLNYIVGGNGVGKTTILEAIHYLCTTKSCVTSSDSESVRLGEPGFLIEGHFTGITEDKTRVSFSIGENKKNYMLNEKQINKFSDVIGKFPVVLLSPVDHFITQGYSADRRKFVDSVISQSSRTYLNLLIEYNRTLKQRAFLLNRIREGSKNDFEELNAWNENLISTGIEIIKHRAEFVKDFESYVKSSYKKILPGKEEPEIQYFYLDGKYTEIEQRYFSDLLAQRRDEELRRGMNLVGPHKDDFIFTINGISLRSYGSQGQHKTFQTILRFAEYFYLKKKTGKSPLFLLDDVFGELDAERAAKISRYLEDVGQAFITLTDFGNFSFLKMGTGSKIIKLSETGSVSYA
- the dnaN gene encoding DNA polymerase III subunit beta produces the protein MEFKVNSKILEKILSKIIPAVPARTPMPILENFLFEIKSGQLLIYATDLEISLKSSINVAASENISIVIPARLMYDVVRSMDDVQINFSTDGNSKLKLTTDNGVYNIGYSPSEDFPETPAISKSKELILNGKDLKKAIDQTSFAMSKEDMRPAMTGTLFEFTSEGLKFVTTDGHRLVRLIYKNIKSGSEEQYIVPERAISVLSKLLGESDVKIYPGKSHISFIIGDVEFSSRLIAEKYPAYSSVIPLENENTLKIKRHELQSTIKRMMLFSSSNSKQVKFSIGKNNIVVSAEDIDLGSNAVEKIPCEYSGEQMDIGFNTQYVNDILSHVDDDEVIFKLHSPTKACIIEPGKKQENEDLMLLLMPVRLNT